A window of the Lolium perenne isolate Kyuss_39 chromosome 7, Kyuss_2.0, whole genome shotgun sequence genome harbors these coding sequences:
- the LOC127311398 gene encoding AT-hook motif nuclear-localized protein 18-like produces the protein MDPVAAAAAHGGGHHFAPPVPFHPFHGHFPGQQQQQQQQHPAFQHFQEHQHQLLSGMMAKQELVDESNATTINSGGSNNGSGGEGDHIGGSAHQHLGGEEGQQQQQQALAVMRRPRGRPAGSKNKPKPPIIITRDSASALRAHVLEVAAGCDVVDCVAAFARRRQVGVCVLSGTGAVANVSVRQPGGTVASLAGTFDILSLSGSFLPPPAPPSATGLTVYVSGGQGQVVGGSVAGALVAAGPVIIMAASFGNASYERLPLDDDEPAPQGLVPTHSSPPPLSLPAHHQQQHASSLAQVPDHNLPHNLMNGLQLPGDAYGWTSPGSGSGGRVAPY, from the coding sequence ATGGATCcggtggcggcggcagcggcgcacGGAGGGGGGCACCACTTCGCGCCGCCGGTGCCGTTCCACCCGTTCCATGGCCACTTCCccgggcagcagcagcagcagcagcaacagcacccGGCGTTCCAGCATTTCCAGGAGCACCAGCACCAGCTGCTCAGCGGGATGATGGCCAAGCAGGAGCTCGTCGACGAGAGCAACGCCACCACCATCAACAGCGGCGGCAGCAACAACGGCAGCGGCGGGGAGGGCGACCACATCGGAGGATCCGCGCACCAGCACTTGGGCGGCGAGGaggggcagcagcagcagcagcaggcgcTGGCGGTGATGCGGCGGCCCAGGGGGCGCCCCGCGGGGTCCAAGAACAAGCCCAAGCCGCCCATCATCATCACGCGGGACAGCGCGTCCGCGCTGCGCGCCCACGTCCTGGAGGTCGCCGCCGGCTGCGACGTCGTCGACTGCGTCGCGGCCTTCGCGCGCCGCCGCCAGGTCGGCGTCTGCGTGCTCAGCGGCACCGGCGCCGTCGCCAACGTCTCCGTCCGCCAGCCCGGCGGCACCGTCGCCAGCCTCGCCGGCACCTTCGACATCCTCTCCCTCTCCGGCTCCTTCCTCCCGCCGCCGGCGCCTCCCTCCGCCACGGGGCTCACCGTCTACGTCTCCGGGGGCCAGGGCCAGGTCGTGGGCGGCTCCGTCGCCGGTGCGCTCGTGGCCGCCGGGCCCGTCATCATCATGGCCGCCTCCTTCGGCAACGCCTCCTACGAGCGCCTCCCGCTCGACGACGACGAGCCGGCCCCGCAGGGCCTTGTGCCGACGCATTCCTCCCCGCCGCCACTCTCATTGCCGGCACACCACCAGCAGCAGCACGCGTCGTCTCTAGCGCAGGTGCCCGACCACAACCTCCCCCACAACCTCATGAACGGCCTCCAGCTCCCCGGCGACGCCTACGGCTGGACATCccccggcagcggcagcggcggtcGCGTTGCCCCCTACTGA